ATTTAAAAATTTGAAGGTACCAAAACATAATCTCTTGGGAAAGGAAAATGAGGGTTTTAAAATTGCCATGCAGACCCTAGAAGGTGGGCGCATAGGTATTGCAGCACAGGCACTTGGAATCGCCCAGGGTGCTTATGAAAAAGCACTAAGCTACTCCAAGGAAAGAGTTCAGTTTGGAAAACCTATCTCAAGACAACAATCCATAGCATTTAAACTTGCAGATATGGCTACTAAAATTCGGGCGGCTAGATTTATGGTATATAGTGCAGCTGTACTAAAACAGGAACATAAAAATTATGGAATGGAATCTGCTATGGCAAAATTATATGCTTCTGATATTTGCCTGGAAGTTGTTAATGATGCAGTGCAAATATATGGGGGCTCAGGATTCATTAAAGGATTTCCTGTAGAGCGTATGTACCGTGATGCTAAAATCTGTACAATATATGAAGGAACTAATGAGATTCAAAGACTGATTATCTCCAGTGATATTTTAGGCAAACCTAAAAAAGAACCCATTGAGGAAAATAAAGAGAATAAAGTTAATAAAGCAAAACCTATAACGGGAAACCGTAGGAGGGTTATTATAAAAGAAGGTTCTCCAAAAGAAAAGGTAGATGCATTTTTAAATTATATTAAAAATGAAAATATAGATATTAATAAAAGTGAAGCTTCTAGAGGAAGTATAGCAGATGCAGATAAAGTATGCAGTATAGGACTGGGATTAAAGGATAAAAAAGATTTGCCTTTAATACAATCACTAGCGGATACAATTGGTGCTGAACTTGGCTGCTCCAGACCTGTGGCTGAAGAAAGGGAATGGCTGTCACTTGATCGTTATGTAGGCATATCGGGACAGAAATTCAGTGGAACATTTTATCTTGCCATTGGTATATCAGGACAAGTTCAACATTTAAAAGGAATTGAAAATGCTGGAATTATAACTGCTATAAACATAGATGAGGATGCTCCTATATTTCAGAGTTCAGATTATGGTATTGTAGGAGATCTATATGAAATTGTGCCGCTGCTTATTGAAACTTTAAAATAGAATTTATAATTTTTTAGGAGGTGATTGTTCACCTCTTATTTTAGTATGTAAAAAAGTTAAGAATTGCATTATAATATTCTGGTACGATAAAACTAAAGAGGTGATAAAATGGCAAGGCCAAGAAAATGGAGGAA
This genomic interval from Clostridium kluyveri contains the following:
- a CDS encoding acyl-CoA dehydrogenase family protein; translated protein: MNFELTKEQQMIRDNVRKFAEAKIEPIAFQLDEKNMFPEKIVNEMGELSIMGLPYPKEYGGEGKDVLSYAIAVEELSRVDAGVGVILSAHTSLGTWPIMEFGTKEQKEKYLVPLASGKKIAAFGLTEPNAGSDAGKTETTAVLEGDYYIINGSKVFITNADYADTYVIFAVTTPGLGTKGISAFIIEKGMDGFTFGTHYNKMGIRSSATAELLFKNLKVPKHNLLGKENEGFKIAMQTLEGGRIGIAAQALGIAQGAYEKALSYSKERVQFGKPISRQQSIAFKLADMATKIRAARFMVYSAAVLKQEHKNYGMESAMAKLYASDICLEVVNDAVQIYGGSGFIKGFPVERMYRDAKICTIYEGTNEIQRLIISSDILGKPKKEPIEENKENKVNKAKPITGNRRRVIIKEGSPKEKVDAFLNYIKNENIDINKSEASRGSIADADKVCSIGLGLKDKKDLPLIQSLADTIGAELGCSRPVAEEREWLSLDRYVGISGQKFSGTFYLAIGISGQVQHLKGIENAGIITAINIDEDAPIFQSSDYGIVGDLYEIVPLLIETLK